Proteins co-encoded in one Leptolyngbya sp. FACHB-261 genomic window:
- a CDS encoding ribbon-helix-helix domain-containing protein, which produces MLNAEWDESALVQKLSVYLPEHVMETLRKRAEREKRSLSNLAAYILERAVEQDKDQDSEGSS; this is translated from the coding sequence GTGTTGAACGCCGAATGGGATGAATCTGCTTTGGTCCAAAAGCTTTCGGTCTACTTACCCGAACATGTCATGGAGACTCTACGGAAAAGGGCAGAGAGGGAGAAGCGCTCTCTAAGCAACTTGGCCGCCTACATTCTGGAGCGAGCTGTTGAGCAAGACAAAGACCAGGATTCTGAGGGTAGTAGTTAG
- the queC gene encoding 7-cyano-7-deazaguanine synthase QueC: MKPKAVVLLSGGLDSATAAAQAIADGYELIALSFRYGQRHERELQAASKIAQAFHIEEHQVMEVNLSQWGGSVLTDQATELPTEGVKPDVIPPTYVPGRNTVFIALGLSLAEVRGAEAIYLGINAIDYSGYPDCRPEYLAAYQHLASLSSKVGVEGLAPKLIAPLVLDSKADIVRRALRLGVPIEMTWSCYQGGTEPCGLCDSCRIRDRALIEAGRSDLATVTGQEFYRKEAGGSSPMS; encoded by the coding sequence ATGAAGCCCAAAGCTGTCGTTCTCCTGTCGGGTGGCTTAGATTCCGCTACTGCTGCAGCCCAAGCCATTGCAGATGGTTATGAACTCATTGCTCTTTCGTTCCGATACGGTCAGAGACATGAGCGAGAACTGCAGGCAGCCTCGAAAATCGCGCAGGCCTTCCACATCGAGGAACATCAGGTCATGGAGGTCAACTTAAGCCAGTGGGGAGGGTCAGTCTTGACGGACCAAGCCACAGAACTGCCAACTGAAGGAGTGAAGCCTGATGTCATTCCCCCCACCTATGTCCCAGGCCGAAATACAGTTTTTATTGCTCTTGGTCTTTCTCTTGCTGAAGTGAGGGGAGCAGAGGCCATCTACTTAGGAATCAATGCAATAGACTACTCGGGCTACCCTGACTGTCGGCCTGAGTACCTCGCTGCCTATCAGCACCTGGCTTCACTCTCCTCTAAAGTGGGAGTTGAGGGGCTTGCCCCAAAACTCATTGCTCCCTTGGTTCTGGATAGCAAGGCGGATATCGTCCGTCGGGCTCTGCGGCTGGGAGTTCCGATTGAGATGACTTGGTCTTGCTACCAAGGCGGAACGGAACCTTGTGGCCTATGCGACTCTTGTCGCATCCGTGACCGGGCACTGATCGAAGCTGGTCGGTCTGATTTAGCTACTGTGACAGGGCAGGAGTTTTATAGAAAGGAAGCAGGAGGTTCCTCCCCTATGTCTTAG
- the dpdD gene encoding protein DpdD, with protein sequence MNVGDSLEIHEFLEQFFGEGNRLTLEWAQGNPFLRPWITRLEKGLPSVLPCAREAGTDWYGITFSEQQFRGLREELTAFIGPTWSTFRGQRASLELSDPVEVAVQEITQGNAFKFQGKRDQSNNSVEVRSALTRMLKVLNRKTSGSYEAPRATGRVLRDFYTALRVGDRSTAEKELQYLRNQNRLDTLNLLFLRVQMLAELQAWNELLRLPELPDLLQVRRPFAVTQAVIQAIYQCELSRFEITNATRSAAAYFQEAILPNYGILFTNRAGSRVAEVVKSFMLLAVGSEPPNPALRDELLTVPGLSEADQRYMQSLARLLPDTLPPTPQSDPLEEAVQAAEIGNYDHVLALLQEHPSSQQSVRLLLEAAYELQTLEAEWVALQAFDQLSNEEQDAIQASRRNRTFLESLIGKAQTATNATADSVPTSWLEWLSILDQNPAWERATYSARQGAQEWDVAYLLDEPGAIAQFLSLQNSVAAKAQEALQNSFPHLLSSFQKDSNFPRHEFSPIYTAILDTLVFGIVPTGAGEQHFTLFNELVTILLALGVDTQQYTNLLDYALDLWDYYQAPNTIDWGLDLVNIFVVHPCADRARRSQLLFKIADSIRDFTSRLDEVQWSIFRHLVNDLKLEASLSDLLTQQSKTEGDADQNSQNIFQKLKNKAVLIYTLTEPVAQRVKSFLENVCENITVHLSHDKGGSDRLRQWVRNDDLVVMVTASAKHAATGFIEEHCTQERLLRVNSKGSASLLREIQRYLEQK encoded by the coding sequence ATGAATGTAGGAGACAGCCTAGAAATTCATGAGTTTTTAGAACAGTTTTTTGGTGAGGGTAACCGGCTGACGCTGGAATGGGCACAAGGAAATCCCTTCCTCCGACCTTGGATTACTCGATTAGAAAAAGGATTACCTTCTGTACTTCCTTGCGCTCGGGAAGCAGGGACGGATTGGTATGGCATTACCTTTTCTGAGCAGCAGTTTCGTGGCTTGCGAGAGGAACTTACTGCCTTTATTGGTCCAACTTGGTCAACCTTTCGAGGACAGAGAGCCTCTCTTGAACTCAGCGATCCCGTTGAAGTGGCGGTACAGGAAATAACCCAAGGAAATGCCTTTAAGTTTCAAGGTAAACGTGATCAATCCAACAATTCAGTGGAAGTCCGAAGTGCTTTGACTAGAATGCTCAAGGTTCTCAATCGCAAAACCAGTGGTAGCTATGAAGCACCGCGAGCGACAGGGCGAGTTCTGCGAGATTTCTATACGGCATTACGAGTGGGCGATCGCTCTACTGCTGAGAAGGAACTTCAATACCTCCGCAATCAAAATCGTCTGGATACTCTGAATCTGCTGTTTCTTCGGGTACAGATGCTGGCGGAACTACAGGCATGGAACGAGTTGTTACGTCTGCCCGAGTTACCCGATTTATTACAGGTTCGTCGTCCCTTTGCTGTTACTCAAGCTGTTATTCAAGCAATCTACCAATGCGAGTTAAGCCGATTTGAAATCACGAATGCAACTCGCAGCGCTGCTGCCTATTTTCAGGAAGCTATCCTACCGAACTATGGAATCCTCTTCACGAACCGAGCTGGTAGCCGAGTTGCAGAGGTTGTGAAGTCTTTCATGCTTTTAGCAGTAGGAAGCGAACCTCCTAACCCAGCTTTGCGAGACGAACTGTTAACCGTTCCAGGATTATCTGAAGCCGATCAGCGATATATGCAGAGTTTGGCAAGGCTTCTGCCGGACACCCTGCCGCCTACACCCCAATCTGATCCTTTAGAAGAAGCGGTACAAGCAGCAGAAATTGGGAACTACGATCACGTTCTAGCCCTTCTTCAGGAACATCCATCCTCTCAACAGTCTGTCAGACTACTACTGGAGGCAGCTTACGAATTGCAAACCCTAGAAGCAGAGTGGGTTGCTCTACAAGCGTTTGATCAACTCTCCAATGAGGAGCAGGATGCAATTCAAGCAAGCCGGAGGAACCGAACCTTCCTTGAGTCGTTGATTGGCAAAGCCCAAACTGCCACGAATGCTACGGCGGATTCTGTACCAACTAGTTGGTTAGAGTGGTTGTCAATCTTAGACCAGAATCCAGCGTGGGAGCGGGCAACCTATAGTGCAAGACAAGGAGCGCAGGAGTGGGATGTGGCGTACTTGCTAGATGAACCAGGAGCGATCGCCCAATTTTTGTCCTTACAGAACTCCGTTGCGGCAAAAGCACAAGAGGCATTACAAAATTCTTTTCCCCATTTACTCAGCTCATTTCAAAAAGATTCAAATTTCCCTCGCCACGAATTTTCACCTATTTATACCGCGATTCTGGATACTCTTGTTTTTGGCATTGTTCCCACTGGGGCAGGAGAGCAACACTTTACTCTCTTCAACGAATTGGTCACTATCTTGTTGGCTCTCGGCGTTGATACCCAGCAGTATACCAACCTACTTGATTACGCGCTCGATTTGTGGGATTACTATCAAGCACCCAATACAATCGATTGGGGATTAGATTTAGTCAATATTTTTGTAGTGCATCCCTGTGCTGATCGAGCTCGGCGATCGCAACTTCTGTTTAAGATTGCTGATAGCATACGGGACTTTACTAGCAGGCTTGACGAGGTTCAATGGAGTATCTTTCGACATCTTGTCAACGACTTAAAACTGGAGGCATCTCTTTCTGATTTGCTTACCCAGCAGAGCAAGACAGAGGGAGATGCAGATCAGAACTCACAGAATATTTTCCAAAAATTAAAGAATAAGGCTGTTTTGATTTACACTCTCACTGAGCCAGTTGCTCAAAGAGTGAAGAGCTTCCTAGAGAATGTTTGTGAGAACATCACAGTTCATCTGAGCCATGACAAGGGAGGAAGCGACCGACTTCGTCAATGGGTTCGTAACGATGACCTAGTTGTGATGGTAACAGCTAGTGCCAAACATGCCGCAACTGGCTTTATTGAGGAACACTGTACTCAAGAGCGGCTATTACGGGTGAACAGCAAAGGCAGTGCTAGTTTACTACGGGAGATTCAGCGATACCTGGAGCAAAAGTAG
- the dpdK gene encoding phospholipase D-like domain-containing protein DpdK — translation MTRYIHSRLTSRQVPDLLQTILVAELIAPSQNLWLVSPWISDIPVIDNTANTFQALEPSWYRSKIRLSQVLASLTQQGTTVYVATRPDSHNNSFLETLRAKADSDYLRIYKVEELHSKGILTDTFYLAGSMNFTFNGITVNQETLSYETDPTVIAEQKLNFRVRWGGKGL, via the coding sequence ATGACCCGCTATATTCACTCTCGCTTAACCTCCCGTCAAGTTCCAGACCTCCTTCAAACCATTCTGGTGGCTGAATTAATTGCTCCTAGCCAAAATTTATGGCTCGTTTCTCCTTGGATTTCAGACATCCCAGTGATTGACAACACGGCTAATACATTTCAAGCCCTTGAACCATCCTGGTATCGTTCCAAGATCCGTCTTTCACAAGTTCTTGCTTCTCTGACTCAACAAGGCACGACAGTTTATGTAGCAACTCGCCCTGACTCTCACAACAACAGTTTCTTGGAAACGTTGAGAGCTAAAGCAGATTCAGACTATTTGAGAATCTATAAGGTAGAAGAGTTACATTCAAAGGGAATCTTGACTGATACCTTCTATTTGGCTGGATCAATGAATTTCACGTTCAACGGAATTACAGTCAATCAGGAAACATTGAGCTATGAAACTGACCCAACAGTGATCGCAGAACAGAAATTAAATTTCAGAGTACGTTGGGGAGGTAAGGGATTATGA